One part of the Gemmatimonadaceae bacterium genome encodes these proteins:
- a CDS encoding proline dehydrogenase family protein, whose protein sequence is MSIARSVLLRASKSQWLASQMTQRAFARRAVKRFMPGEKLSDALDAAQQLVPAQIGTIITRLGETLTGERNTDEVRDHYISALGEIVRRKLPTQVSVKPTQLGLDTSVDYCVQQIAPIADAAAAQGQLLWIDMEDSSYVDRTLELYEKLKATHDNVGLCLQSYLFRTPKDLERLLAINPAVRLVKGAYAEPASVAFPAKADTDAAYVALGTTLLEAAARGKAIPVFGTHDMAIVQQLVAKAAALGVAPGKFEIHMLYGIRAAEQRDLASKGHAVRCLISYGNNWFPWYMRRLAERPANVWFVVRSAFM, encoded by the coding sequence ATGTCCATCGCGCGTTCCGTTCTTCTCCGCGCCTCGAAATCCCAGTGGCTCGCGTCGCAGATGACGCAGCGCGCCTTTGCCCGCCGCGCCGTCAAGCGGTTCATGCCCGGCGAGAAGCTCTCCGATGCGCTCGACGCCGCGCAGCAGCTCGTCCCCGCGCAGATCGGGACCATCATCACGCGGCTGGGCGAGACGCTCACCGGCGAGCGCAATACGGACGAGGTGCGCGACCACTACATCTCGGCGTTAGGCGAGATCGTCAGGCGCAAGCTTCCCACGCAGGTGTCGGTCAAGCCCACGCAGCTGGGGCTCGACACCTCGGTCGACTACTGCGTGCAGCAGATCGCGCCGATCGCCGATGCCGCCGCGGCCCAGGGACAGCTCCTCTGGATCGACATGGAGGACTCGAGCTACGTTGACCGGACGCTCGAACTCTACGAGAAGCTCAAGGCCACGCATGACAACGTCGGCCTCTGCCTCCAGTCGTACCTCTTCCGCACGCCAAAGGACCTCGAGCGGCTGCTGGCAATCAACCCGGCCGTTCGCCTGGTGAAGGGGGCGTACGCGGAGCCCGCGTCGGTCGCCTTCCCCGCCAAGGCCGACACCGACGCCGCCTACGTCGCGCTGGGGACCACGCTCCTCGAGGCGGCCGCCAGGGGGAAGGCGATCCCCGTCTTCGGGACGCATGACATGGCGATCGTCCAGCAGCTCGTGGCCAAGGCCGCCGCGTTAGGCGTTGCCCCGGGAAAGTTCGAGATCCACATGCTGTACGGCATCCGCGCCGCCGAGCAGCGCGACCTGGCATCGAAAGGACATGCGGTCCGTTGCCTCATCAGCTACGGCAACAACTGGTTCCCGTGGTACATGCGTCGCCTGGCCGAGCGCCCGGCCAACGTCTGGTTCGTGGTGCGCAGCGCGTTCATGTAG